A portion of the Tenacibaculum todarodis genome contains these proteins:
- a CDS encoding helix-turn-helix domain-containing protein produces the protein MLKRKRKKEIPIFCIELGKHIRELRKINNLSIEEIAFKAEIDAQNLRKYELGKQEMKISMLKRIADAFGVSPSELIKFNED, from the coding sequence ATGTTAAAGCGAAAACGAAAAAAAGAAATACCTATATTCTGTATAGAATTAGGAAAACATATTAGAGAATTAAGAAAAATAAATAATTTAAGCATAGAAGAAATTGCGTTTAAAGCTGAAATTGATGCTCAAAACTTAAGAAAATACGAATTAGGTAAACAAGAGATGAAAATTTCTATGCTTAAAAGAATTGCAGATGCTTTTGGAGTTTCTCCTTCAGAACTGATAAAGTTTAACGAAGATTAA
- a CDS encoding RimK family alpha-L-glutamate ligase, whose amino-acid sequence MNKPINIFILSVGEKIYSTNRIYQEAKKKGHSVRIINHTKCSIKLSGGKREIVYEGENIIDIPDVIIPRIGASVTRHGAAVVKEFEMNGIFSTARSLGIIRAQNKVRTLQIMNRKGIPIPDTLFSVDTDNIKEQIELLGGAPVVIKLQEGTQGVGVMLAESKKSAKSIIDTMYSMNNSILLQEFIKESNSEDFRAFVVGNKILSAMKRKGLDDDFRSNIHRGGSGSVAVLTEQEQKMAIKAANYLGLPIAGVDIIRSKRGPLLIEVNSTPGLQGIEAYTKVNIAEGIINYVVNKCLKKNLKTK is encoded by the coding sequence ATGAACAAACCTATAAACATATTTATTCTTTCTGTTGGAGAAAAAATTTACTCCACAAATCGTATTTATCAAGAAGCTAAAAAGAAAGGACATTCTGTACGAATTATAAATCACACCAAATGTTCCATAAAACTCTCTGGAGGTAAGCGAGAAATTGTTTACGAAGGAGAAAATATTATTGATATTCCTGATGTAATTATACCAAGAATTGGTGCTTCGGTTACGCGTCATGGTGCTGCTGTTGTTAAGGAGTTTGAAATGAACGGTATTTTTAGTACAGCACGTTCTTTAGGTATAATTAGAGCTCAAAATAAAGTAAGAACACTTCAAATTATGAACCGAAAAGGAATTCCGATTCCTGACACACTTTTTTCGGTAGATACAGACAATATAAAAGAGCAAATAGAATTATTGGGTGGTGCGCCAGTAGTTATAAAACTACAAGAAGGTACGCAAGGTGTCGGTGTTATGTTGGCAGAAAGTAAAAAATCTGCCAAATCTATTATTGACACCATGTATAGCATGAATAATAGCATTTTATTGCAAGAATTTATTAAAGAAAGCAATAGTGAAGATTTTAGGGCTTTTGTAGTAGGAAATAAAATTCTTTCAGCAATGAAACGTAAAGGTTTAGACGATGATTTTCGCTCAAATATACATCGTGGCGGAAGTGGTTCTGTAGCTGTTTTAACTGAACAGGAACAAAAAATGGCAATAAAAGCTGCAAATTATCTAGGTTTGCCAATTGCAGGTGTAGATATTATAAGATCTAAACGTGGACCTTTATTAATTGAAGTAAATTCTACACCAGGTTTACAAGGAATTGAAGCGTATACAAAAGTAAATATAGCTGAAGGAATTATTAATTATGTGGTAAATAAATGTTTGAAAAAGAATTTAAAAACGAAGTAG
- a CDS encoding SH3 domain-containing protein, with the protein MKKESSQELKYQSLSKGLGITGLVLGIVTLLVSFIPCFGLFTIFFGIIAISISLIGLVITLKHNHEKGLIVGALITSLLGCGIAYSQYAAMNALGDELIKEANKTIVENGGEPIDFKKKETKPVSTVIVDDERKAKIKKVNYFSDNSSVTGENGISYNLKVKKVEVARRKMYESEGINYVSRYDNIYITISAFHVEEAFMLFSNGELKETVNIKGYLLKSSRSDGDGYGKYCSDSFIFYPELNTQTTKKSRIADFTGANCGMGEEVNNRVKNERIKAVKASGILSNEDIKPIEKVSKIVNVEAPKTALVEEVSEEKIEVNKIYNITVDNLRVRTSPDLDAEKIENLPLDTKVEFLNQKSEQKITVTIKGKEIDEYWYKVKTPSGNVGWIHGCCFDKN; encoded by the coding sequence ATGAAAAAAGAAAGCTCTCAAGAATTAAAATACCAATCATTATCAAAAGGATTGGGAATAACAGGTTTGGTATTAGGTATTGTTACGTTATTAGTATCCTTTATTCCATGTTTTGGCTTGTTTACTATTTTCTTTGGAATAATTGCAATATCAATTTCGCTGATAGGTTTGGTAATAACATTAAAGCATAACCATGAAAAAGGTTTAATTGTTGGGGCTTTAATAACTTCTTTATTGGGTTGTGGTATTGCTTATTCTCAATACGCTGCTATGAATGCTTTAGGTGACGAATTAATTAAAGAAGCAAATAAAACAATTGTAGAAAATGGAGGTGAACCAATAGATTTTAAGAAGAAAGAAACAAAACCTGTATCTACCGTAATAGTAGATGATGAGAGAAAAGCAAAAATTAAAAAGGTCAACTACTTTTCTGATAATTCTTCAGTAACAGGCGAAAATGGGATATCTTACAATTTAAAGGTGAAAAAGGTTGAAGTTGCTAGAAGAAAAATGTATGAATCTGAGGGAATAAATTATGTAAGTAGGTACGATAATATTTATATAACTATAAGTGCCTTTCATGTTGAAGAAGCATTTATGTTATTTTCAAATGGTGAATTAAAAGAAACTGTTAATATAAAAGGTTATCTTCTTAAGTCTAGCAGAAGCGATGGGGATGGCTATGGTAAATATTGTAGCGATAGTTTTATATTTTATCCAGAATTAAACACTCAAACTACAAAGAAAAGCAGAATTGCTGATTTTACAGGTGCTAATTGTGGTATGGGTGAAGAAGTAAATAATAGAGTGAAAAACGAAAGAATTAAAGCTGTTAAAGCTTCTGGAATTTTGAGCAACGAAGATATTAAACCAATAGAAAAAGTGTCGAAAATTGTAAATGTGGAAGCTCCAAAAACAGCATTAGTAGAAGAGGTTTCTGAAGAAAAAATTGAGGTTAATAAAATTTACAATATAACTGTCGATAATTTAAGAGTAAGAACAAGCCCAGATTTAGATGCAGAAAAAATTGAAAATCTTCCACTAGATACCAAAGTTGAATTTTTAAACCAAAAATCTGAGCAGAAAATAACTGTTACTATTAAAGGAAAGGAAATTGATGAGTATTGGTATAAAGTTAAAACACCTTCAGGAAATGTTGGATGGATTCATGGATGCTGTTTTGATAAAAATTAA
- a CDS encoding VPS10 domain-containing protein — MKTIYQLLVLLISTTLCAQNTATSTDVVQNALKQKTALAKTSLVKNIPFKNIGPTVMSGRVVDVDVNPNNTTEFYVGYASGGLWYTNNNGTTLTPVLDNSPTQNVGDIAVDWNSGTIWVGTGENNSSRSSYAGIGILKSTDKGKTWENVGLLDSHHIGRILINPKNPNEVLVGAIGHLYSPNSERGIFKTTDGGKTWSKTLFIDENTGIIDVAIAPENFNIMYAASWERERKAWNFDGDGKNSSIYKSTDAGNTWTKISDESGFPVGEGVGRIGLAVFNENIVYALHDSQYRRKSEGKKTTSFNFSKKQFENLSSADVLALRNKTLDNYLKAYGFQEKFRAENAKQLLRPGGVKPKELMTFLENEMAIAFEEPVIGAEVFKTTDGGKNWKKQHTSYLDGIYSSYGYYFGEIRVDLQDENSIYVLGVGIIKSKDGGKTFTSISSENVHADHQALWVNPKKSGHLIEGNDGGLNISYDDGENWIKLNNAAVGQFYTVYADNQKNYNVYGGLQDNGVWFGPNNARIDKRWHQTGQNPYKSIMGGDGMQVQVDDRNPNIVYTGYQFGNYYRLNLETEEQEYIQPKPKKDEKPYRFNWQTPIHLSKHNQDILYLGGNKLHRSLDKGDNWEEISEDLTAGGKEGNVAYGTLTSISESPFQFGLIYTGSDDGYINITKNGGGSWTRISNNLPQNFWVSRVIASKFKKERVYATLNGYRFDDFTSYVYVSEDYGQTWKSISSNIPTAAVNVIKEDSENENVLYLGTDNGLYVSFNQGNSWEMFSNNLPNVAVHDLVIQPTAKDLIVGTHGRSIYKANIETIQGVSETILAKNTHLFSINDIKKSKRWGSSWSQWRPANTPEMIIPFYVNSDKEVTLDVFSENIKVNTLTVNADKGFNEAKFDVSFSEKGRKKYTKKNKDTEVVAAKNNVFYLPKGKYTVKLNGEAQEFEVK, encoded by the coding sequence ATGAAAACTATCTATCAACTTTTAGTGTTGTTGATTTCAACAACACTATGTGCTCAAAATACTGCTACTTCTACAGACGTTGTTCAAAATGCGTTAAAACAAAAAACAGCTTTAGCTAAAACATCACTTGTAAAAAACATTCCATTTAAAAATATTGGACCTACGGTTATGAGTGGTCGTGTGGTAGATGTTGATGTGAATCCTAATAATACAACAGAGTTTTATGTGGGTTATGCTTCTGGCGGATTGTGGTATACAAACAATAACGGAACAACGCTTACGCCAGTTTTAGACAACTCGCCAACACAAAATGTGGGTGATATTGCTGTTGATTGGAATAGCGGAACTATTTGGGTAGGAACAGGAGAAAATAATTCTTCGCGTTCTAGTTATGCCGGAATTGGTATTTTAAAATCTACGGATAAAGGGAAAACTTGGGAAAATGTAGGTTTGCTAGACAGTCATCATATTGGGCGAATTTTAATCAACCCAAAAAATCCAAATGAAGTTCTTGTTGGAGCTATTGGTCATTTATATTCTCCAAATTCCGAAAGAGGTATTTTTAAAACCACTGATGGAGGAAAAACTTGGAGTAAAACATTATTTATTGATGAAAATACAGGAATTATAGATGTTGCAATAGCACCAGAAAATTTTAATATAATGTATGCAGCTTCTTGGGAAAGAGAAAGAAAAGCTTGGAATTTTGATGGTGATGGAAAAAATTCTTCAATTTATAAATCTACAGATGCAGGTAATACTTGGACTAAAATTTCTGATGAAAGCGGTTTTCCTGTTGGAGAAGGAGTTGGTAGAATTGGGTTAGCGGTTTTTAATGAAAACATTGTGTATGCTTTACATGATAGTCAATACCGAAGAAAATCCGAAGGCAAAAAAACAACATCTTTTAATTTTTCTAAAAAACAATTTGAAAATTTAAGTTCTGCCGATGTTTTAGCGTTAAGAAACAAAACTTTAGATAATTATTTAAAAGCTTATGGTTTTCAAGAAAAATTTAGAGCAGAAAATGCAAAACAATTATTAAGACCTGGAGGTGTTAAGCCAAAAGAATTAATGACCTTTTTAGAAAATGAAATGGCTATTGCTTTTGAAGAACCAGTAATTGGTGCCGAAGTTTTTAAAACAACAGATGGTGGTAAAAATTGGAAAAAACAGCACACAAGTTATTTAGATGGTATTTATAGTTCTTATGGATATTATTTTGGTGAAATTAGAGTAGACTTACAAGATGAAAATAGTATTTATGTTTTAGGTGTTGGTATTATTAAATCTAAAGATGGAGGAAAAACATTTACGTCTATTAGCAGCGAAAACGTACATGCAGATCACCAAGCATTATGGGTAAATCCTAAAAAATCAGGGCATTTAATTGAAGGAAATGATGGCGGTTTAAATATTTCTTATGATGATGGAGAAAATTGGATTAAATTAAACAATGCTGCCGTTGGACAATTTTATACGGTATATGCAGACAATCAAAAAAACTATAATGTGTATGGTGGTTTGCAAGATAACGGTGTTTGGTTTGGCCCTAATAACGCAAGAATTGATAAAAGGTGGCATCAAACAGGTCAAAACCCATATAAATCAATTATGGGAGGAGACGGAATGCAGGTTCAGGTGGATGATAGAAATCCGAATATTGTGTATACAGGTTATCAATTTGGAAATTATTATCGTTTAAATCTAGAAACTGAGGAACAAGAATATATTCAACCAAAACCAAAAAAAGACGAAAAACCATATCGTTTTAACTGGCAAACTCCAATTCATTTATCAAAACACAATCAAGATATTTTATATTTAGGAGGAAATAAATTACACCGTTCTTTAGATAAAGGAGATAATTGGGAAGAAATTTCTGAAGATTTAACCGCTGGCGGAAAAGAAGGAAATGTAGCATACGGAACGTTAACCAGTATTTCTGAAAGTCCATTTCAATTTGGTTTAATTTATACAGGTTCAGATGACGGTTATATTAACATTACAAAGAACGGTGGTGGAAGCTGGACACGCATTTCTAATAATTTACCACAAAATTTTTGGGTTTCAAGAGTAATTGCCTCAAAATTTAAAAAAGAACGTGTGTATGCAACTTTAAACGGATATCGATTTGATGATTTTACAAGCTACGTTTATGTTTCTGAAGATTATGGACAAACATGGAAAAGTATAAGTAGTAACATACCAACAGCTGCTGTAAACGTTATAAAAGAAGATTCAGAAAACGAAAATGTGTTGTATTTGGGAACAGACAATGGTTTGTATGTTTCTTTTAATCAAGGAAATTCTTGGGAAATGTTTAGTAACAACTTACCTAATGTTGCTGTGCACGATTTGGTGATTCAGCCAACAGCAAAAGATTTAATTGTTGGTACGCACGGAAGAAGTATTTACAAGGCAAATATTGAAACTATACAAGGAGTTTCTGAAACTATTTTAGCAAAAAATACGCATCTTTTTTCAATAAATGATATTAAAAAAAGTAAAAGATGGGGAAGTTCTTGGAGTCAATGGAGACCAGCTAATACGCCTGAAATGATTATTCCTTTTTATGTAAATTCTGATAAAGAGGTTACATTAGATGTTTTTTCTGAAAACATAAAAGTAAATACACTTACAGTAAATGCAGATAAGGGTTTTAATGAGGCTAAGTTTGATGTTTCTTTTTCTGAAAAAGGAAGAAAAAAATATACTAAAAAGAATAAAGACACTGAAGTTGTAGCAGCGAAAAACAACGTGTTTTATTTACCAAAAGGAAAGTACACCGTTAAATTAAATGGAGAAGCACAAGAGTTTGAAGTTAAATAA
- a CDS encoding zinc ribbon domain-containing protein → MSKPLNYTCPKCNSKDYKVGQMRATGGFWTKFFNIQSEKFTSVTCKRCSYTEFYKAPTSALSNIFDFFGN, encoded by the coding sequence ATGAGTAAACCATTAAATTATACGTGTCCAAAATGTAATTCAAAAGACTATAAAGTTGGACAAATGCGTGCAACAGGAGGTTTTTGGACGAAGTTTTTTAACATTCAAAGTGAAAAATTTACAAGTGTTACCTGTAAAAGGTGTAGTTATACAGAGTTTTATAAAGCTCCAACTTCTGCATTAAGTAATATTTTTGATTTCTTTGGAAACTAA
- a CDS encoding aminopeptidase P family protein: MKYHQIDRNLFIENRKNFASKMKPMSLAVFNSNDIYPISADSTLPFEQHRDIFYLSGVDQEESVLVLFPDSPKEKFREVLFLKETNEHIAVWEGEKLDKEAALKTSGIKTVFWLQDIEKVFAEMMALAETVYINTNEHYRAKVETETREDRFTKWLLNKYPAHSVAKSSPILHRLRSVKSKIELDLMQQACDITEKGFRRILNFVKPDCWEFEIEAEFMHEFLMNRSKGFAYTPIIASGNNANVLHYIENNQQCKAGDLILFDVAAEYGNYASDMSRTIPVSGRFTDRQKAVYNAVNRVKNEATKMLVPGTIWEDYHVEVGHLMTSELLGLGLLDKADVQNENKDWPAYKKYFMHGTSHHIGLDTHDYGLLHEPMQANMVFTVEPGIYLPDEGFGIRLEDDVVIQKTGEPFNLMRNIPIEADEIESLMN, encoded by the coding sequence ATGAAATACCACCAAATAGACCGCAACTTATTTATAGAAAATCGTAAAAACTTTGCTTCAAAAATGAAGCCGATGAGTTTAGCTGTTTTTAATTCTAATGATATTTATCCGATTTCAGCAGATAGTACGTTGCCTTTTGAACAACACAGAGATATCTTTTATTTAAGTGGTGTAGATCAAGAAGAAAGTGTTTTGGTATTGTTTCCTGATTCTCCGAAAGAAAAATTTAGAGAAGTCTTATTTTTAAAAGAAACTAACGAGCATATTGCTGTTTGGGAAGGTGAAAAATTAGACAAGGAAGCGGCTTTAAAAACAAGTGGAATTAAAACTGTTTTCTGGTTACAAGACATCGAAAAAGTGTTTGCAGAAATGATGGCCTTGGCAGAAACTGTTTACATAAACACCAACGAACATTACCGCGCAAAGGTTGAAACTGAAACTCGCGAAGACCGTTTTACAAAATGGTTATTAAATAAATATCCTGCACATTCGGTTGCTAAAAGCAGTCCTATTTTACATCGTTTACGCTCTGTAAAAAGTAAGATTGAACTCGATTTAATGCAACAAGCCTGTGACATTACCGAAAAAGGTTTCCGTAGAATTCTAAACTTTGTAAAACCAGATTGTTGGGAGTTTGAAATTGAAGCAGAGTTTATGCACGAATTTTTAATGAATCGTTCTAAAGGATTTGCCTATACACCAATTATTGCAAGCGGAAATAATGCAAATGTGTTGCATTATATTGAGAACAACCAACAATGTAAAGCGGGCGATTTAATTTTGTTTGATGTTGCTGCGGAATATGGAAATTACGCTTCAGACATGTCTAGAACAATACCAGTTTCTGGTAGGTTTACAGACAGGCAAAAAGCAGTTTATAATGCTGTAAATCGTGTTAAGAATGAAGCTACAAAAATGCTTGTTCCTGGAACAATTTGGGAAGATTATCATGTAGAAGTTGGGCATTTAATGACTTCAGAATTGTTAGGTTTAGGGCTGTTAGATAAAGCCGATGTACAAAACGAAAACAAAGATTGGCCAGCGTATAAAAAATATTTTATGCACGGAACATCGCATCATATTGGTTTAGACACGCACGATTATGGTTTGCTACACGAACCAATGCAAGCAAACATGGTGTTTACCGTAGAACCTGGAATTTATTTACCAGATGAAGGTTTTGGAATTCGTTTAGAAGATGATGTTGTTATTCAAAAAACGGGAGAACCTTTTAATTTAATGCGTAATATTCCTATTGAAGCAGATGAAATAGAAAGCTTAATGAATTAA
- a CDS encoding succinylglutamate desuccinylase/aspartoacylase family protein codes for MFEKEFKNEVVEIRGQKVGLGESKLIKIPIDRLPTGTLIEIPVYIFNGKKAGPTVLLQGGLHGDEVNSIELVRRLLIDKSYKILSGCVIVVPLLNIFGFINLSRDMHGKDVNRSFPGSKTGSLASRMAYYLMKELTQNVDFGIDFHTGGGQRSNFPQIRYTPEDKNAAALATTFKAPMMFGSKLIAKSFRNSCYKKGIPIIVYEAGESLRLNEEAIQQGIYGTLRVLRSFNMISSNVKIPEGEKSIIITKRKWIRAKVAGLFNLKVKNGEEIKKGQILGFIMDTYGETKFAVKAPQDGYIISVNFFPIVNMGDPLFHFGS; via the coding sequence ATGTTTGAAAAAGAATTTAAAAACGAAGTAGTAGAAATACGTGGTCAAAAAGTTGGTTTAGGAGAATCTAAGCTAATAAAAATACCAATTGATAGATTACCAACTGGAACGTTAATTGAAATTCCTGTCTATATTTTTAATGGTAAAAAAGCAGGGCCAACTGTTTTATTGCAAGGTGGTTTGCATGGAGATGAAGTTAATAGCATTGAGTTGGTAAGACGATTATTGATTGACAAATCTTATAAAATTCTTAGCGGCTGTGTAATAGTGGTTCCATTATTAAACATTTTCGGGTTTATAAATTTATCTAGAGACATGCACGGTAAAGATGTTAACCGAAGTTTTCCAGGCTCAAAAACGGGTTCCTTAGCTAGTAGAATGGCATATTATTTAATGAAAGAATTAACTCAAAATGTAGATTTCGGTATCGATTTTCATACTGGTGGTGGGCAACGAAGTAATTTTCCACAGATTAGATATACTCCAGAAGATAAAAATGCAGCAGCATTAGCAACAACCTTTAAAGCGCCAATGATGTTTGGGTCAAAATTAATTGCCAAATCTTTTAGAAACTCTTGTTACAAAAAAGGGATTCCTATAATTGTTTATGAAGCTGGAGAATCCCTCCGATTAAATGAAGAAGCCATTCAACAAGGAATATACGGAACACTACGTGTGCTTAGAAGTTTTAATATGATAAGTAGCAATGTTAAAATTCCTGAAGGAGAAAAATCAATTATTATAACCAAACGAAAATGGATACGCGCCAAAGTAGCTGGGCTTTTTAATTTGAAGGTAAAAAATGGTGAAGAAATAAAAAAAGGGCAAATTCTTGGTTTTATTATGGATACCTATGGCGAAACAAAGTTTGCAGTAAAAGCACCTCAAGACGGTTATATTATATCAGTAAATTTCTTTCCAATAGTAAATATGGGAGATCCTCTTTTTCACTTTGGAAGCTAA
- a CDS encoding M15 family metallopeptidase encodes MKRILMLFIIICSCKEQKKVEEIVSNISVFVPIEEEIENQFDKNFILGKFNYRKDTSFVKVKKMHSSKTLYIKRETYLSFVRMFNSAKLEGINLKIISGTRNFYEQKSIWERKWERYKNLKPINRAKKILEYSSMPSTSRHHWGTDIDLNNLNNSYFDKGIGKKEYDWLVKNANKYGFFQVYVSKVNGRKGYNIERWHWSYIPLSGEYLKHYRKNIKVDDISGFKGSELSKELDVINVYVNGVSKQLIEDK; translated from the coding sequence ATGAAAAGAATTTTAATGCTTTTTATCATTATCTGTTCTTGTAAAGAACAAAAGAAAGTTGAAGAAATAGTCTCCAATATTTCAGTTTTTGTTCCTATAGAAGAAGAAATTGAAAATCAATTCGATAAAAATTTTATTTTAGGAAAGTTTAATTACAGAAAGGATACTTCTTTTGTAAAAGTAAAAAAGATGCATTCTTCTAAAACTTTATATATTAAAAGAGAAACTTATTTGTCGTTCGTTAGAATGTTTAATTCTGCAAAATTAGAAGGTATTAATTTAAAAATCATTTCAGGAACACGAAATTTCTACGAACAGAAATCAATTTGGGAAAGAAAATGGGAGCGGTATAAAAACTTGAAACCCATAAATAGAGCAAAAAAAATATTAGAATATAGCTCGATGCCTTCAACTTCTAGACATCACTGGGGAACTGATATAGACCTAAATAACCTCAACAATTCTTATTTTGATAAGGGGATAGGTAAGAAAGAATACGACTGGTTAGTAAAAAACGCAAATAAATATGGTTTTTTTCAGGTTTACGTATCCAAAGTAAATGGTCGAAAAGGTTATAATATAGAAAGATGGCATTGGTCTTATATTCCTTTATCTGGAGAGTATTTAAAACACTATAGAAAGAATATTAAAGTTGATGATATCAGTGGCTTTAAAGGATCTGAACTGTCAAAAGAGTTGGATGTAATTAATGTATATGTGAATGGGGTTTCAAAACAATTAATTGAAGACAAATAG
- a CDS encoding DEAD/DEAH box helicase, with protein sequence MTFKSLGLTDALLKAIEEKGYTTPSPIQEKAIPHILAGKDVLASAQTGTGKTAGFTLPVLQYLSETKHPKYRPVRALVLTPTRELAAQILENVREYSTHLDIKSTVVFGGVKASGQIATLRRGVDILVATPGRLLDLHSQKAVSFNRIDVLILDEADRMLDMGFARDLNKIMSYLPAKRQNLLFSATFSKEIKRLAEGILKNPVMVNAAPQNSTAEMVSQKAYLVDKGKKTQVVTNLIKDGNWNQVLIFTRTKHGANKLTKKLIGAGISAAAIHGNKSQGARTKALKSFKENTIRVMVATDIAARGLDIPLLPHVINFELPNVPEDYVHRIGRTGRAGASGQAISLVCSEETEYQAEIEKLLKKKLETEIIEGFEPTDTAGPKRAATQKKGSFNKKKKGVGASHRGGSGTKKKRPSDGNSEGAGRNRSRNRRR encoded by the coding sequence ATGACATTTAAATCTTTAGGATTAACTGACGCTTTATTAAAAGCCATTGAAGAAAAAGGATATACAACTCCATCACCAATACAAGAAAAAGCAATTCCGCATATTTTAGCAGGTAAAGATGTTTTGGCATCTGCACAAACCGGAACAGGAAAAACAGCTGGTTTTACCTTACCTGTTTTACAATATTTATCGGAAACTAAACATCCAAAATACAGACCAGTACGTGCTTTGGTATTAACTCCAACAAGGGAATTAGCTGCTCAAATCTTAGAAAATGTAAGAGAATATAGTACACATTTAGACATAAAATCTACCGTTGTTTTTGGTGGTGTAAAAGCAAGCGGACAAATAGCAACTTTAAGAAGAGGTGTAGATATTTTAGTAGCAACTCCTGGTAGATTATTAGATTTACACAGCCAAAAAGCCGTGTCTTTTAATCGTATTGATGTGCTTATTTTAGATGAAGCTGACAGAATGTTAGACATGGGTTTTGCTCGTGATTTGAATAAAATAATGAGTTACTTGCCTGCAAAACGTCAAAATTTGTTGTTTTCAGCTACTTTTTCAAAAGAAATTAAAAGACTTGCTGAAGGGATTTTAAAAAATCCTGTTATGGTAAATGCGGCACCGCAAAATTCTACCGCAGAAATGGTTTCTCAAAAAGCCTATTTAGTTGATAAAGGCAAAAAAACACAAGTAGTTACCAACTTAATTAAAGATGGAAATTGGAATCAGGTTTTAATCTTTACAAGAACTAAACATGGAGCTAATAAATTAACAAAAAAATTAATTGGAGCAGGTATTTCTGCAGCTGCAATTCACGGAAATAAAAGTCAAGGTGCTAGAACAAAAGCGTTAAAGAGTTTTAAAGAAAATACCATAAGAGTTATGGTAGCAACCGATATTGCTGCTCGTGGATTAGACATTCCGTTATTACCACACGTAATTAATTTTGAGTTACCAAATGTACCCGAAGATTATGTACATAGAATTGGTAGAACTGGTAGAGCTGGAGCAAGCGGACAAGCTATTTCTTTAGTTTGTAGCGAAGAAACTGAATATCAAGCAGAAATAGAAAAGCTACTTAAGAAAAAACTAGAAACCGAAATAATTGAAGGCTTTGAACCAACAGATACTGCTGGCCCAAAACGTGCTGCTACTCAGAAAAAAGGTTCTTTCAACAAAAAGAAAAAAGGTGTTGGCGCTTCTCATAGAGGCGGTTCTGGAACAAAGAAAAAAAGACCGTCAGATGGAAATTCTGAAGGAGCTGGTAGAAACAGATCTAGAAATAGACGTAGATAA
- the folB gene encoding dihydroneopterin aldolase has protein sequence MGIIQVNNIRLFSNHGCLDEEEKIGSEYRVDVEIKASLRKSSKTDNLVDTVDYVHLNHIVKEEMAIRSELLEHVAERILTRFFKEIRMIRRAKVSVAKINPPIGGNVAEVVIVLTKKR, from the coding sequence ATGGGAATTATACAAGTAAACAACATACGCCTTTTTTCTAACCATGGATGTTTAGATGAAGAAGAGAAAATTGGTTCAGAATATAGAGTTGATGTAGAAATAAAAGCATCTTTAAGAAAATCTTCTAAAACAGATAACTTAGTAGATACGGTAGATTATGTGCATTTAAATCATATTGTAAAAGAAGAAATGGCAATACGATCGGAGTTACTAGAACACGTTGCAGAGCGCATTTTAACACGTTTTTTTAAAGAAATTAGAATGATACGAAGAGCAAAAGTTAGTGTTGCTAAAATAAATCCACCAATAGGCGGAAACGTAGCAGAAGTAGTTATTGTTTTAACAAAAAAGCGTTAA